From Paenibacillus sp. GP183, one genomic window encodes:
- a CDS encoding RsmB/NOP family class I SAM-dependent RNA methyltransferase, with protein sequence MKLPADYIERMRLLLGEDSEKFLSSYEAARTHGLRFNMGKINAGCSAAEEIIEQFGLEPIPWCEPGYYYDESARPGKHPYHAAGLYYIQEPSAMSVVELLDPKPGDVVLDLAAAPGGKSTHIADKLQGEGLLIANEIHLARAKILSENIERMGIANCVVMNASPDRLAERFPGFFDKIMLDAPCSGEGMIRKDPNAAAEWSVDLVRKCATRQMDILPDAVRMLKPGGILAYSTCTFNREENEDTIQALIERFPELELLQTERIWPHLHKGEGHFAAILKKNAEYTEDLREKIKPGQKSDKTNKLMSEAISLFEDFQKQVLPGFRLGPGEPLLFGNQLYHLPYAAGCSFGDQTLQSLKVVRPGLHLGEVKKTRFIPAHSLALAVNKRSAKPSHTYSLAADSREILAYLHGEALITKRSVQGWVIVLIEDHPVGWGKESEGQLKNHYPKGLRWLF encoded by the coding sequence GTGAAGCTGCCCGCAGATTACATTGAGCGCATGCGCTTACTTTTAGGTGAAGATTCGGAGAAATTTCTTTCAAGCTATGAAGCTGCAAGAACACATGGGCTTAGATTCAACATGGGGAAAATAAATGCGGGTTGTTCAGCAGCTGAAGAAATCATTGAACAGTTTGGTTTGGAGCCTATTCCATGGTGTGAACCCGGCTATTATTATGACGAAAGCGCTCGTCCCGGCAAACACCCCTATCATGCTGCAGGACTTTACTATATTCAAGAACCGTCAGCGATGTCAGTCGTTGAACTGCTTGATCCTAAACCTGGAGATGTTGTTCTTGACCTCGCTGCCGCTCCTGGAGGCAAATCCACTCATATCGCCGACAAGCTTCAGGGGGAAGGCTTATTAATTGCCAATGAAATCCATCTGGCCCGAGCGAAAATTTTATCGGAAAATATCGAACGCATGGGCATCGCCAATTGTGTAGTTATGAATGCTTCACCTGACCGGCTTGCGGAACGATTTCCAGGCTTTTTTGACAAAATCATGCTGGATGCGCCATGCTCCGGTGAAGGCATGATTCGTAAAGATCCGAACGCGGCGGCGGAATGGTCAGTGGATCTTGTGAGGAAGTGCGCTACTAGGCAAATGGATATTTTACCGGATGCTGTCCGCATGTTGAAGCCCGGGGGTATCCTGGCCTATTCAACATGCACCTTCAATCGCGAGGAAAACGAAGACACCATTCAAGCTTTGATAGAGCGATTTCCAGAGCTGGAGTTGCTTCAGACCGAGCGAATCTGGCCTCATTTGCATAAAGGTGAAGGACATTTCGCTGCCATATTAAAGAAAAATGCTGAGTATACAGAGGATTTGCGCGAGAAAATTAAACCGGGCCAGAAATCGGATAAAACAAATAAACTTATGTCGGAAGCCATAAGCCTGTTCGAAGATTTTCAAAAGCAAGTCCTTCCCGGTTTCCGGCTTGGACCTGGTGAGCCGCTTTTATTTGGCAATCAACTTTATCATTTGCCGTATGCCGCGGGCTGTTCATTTGGAGATCAGACCTTGCAAAGCCTCAAGGTGGTGCGACCGGGACTACATCTGGGTGAAGTGAAGAAAACCCGATTTATACCGGCACATTCACTGGCTTTGGCAGTAAATAAGAGATCGGCGAAACCATCTCACACCTACTCCCTTGCTGCCGATTCCAGAGAAATCTTGGCCTACTTACACGGTGAAGCCTTGATTACCAAGAGGTCTGTCCAAGGGTGGGTTATCGTCCTTATCGAAGATCACCCTGTAGGCTGGGGCAAAGAAAGTGAAGGTCAACTCAAAAACCATTACCCCAAAGGACTGCGTTGGCTTTTTTGA
- a CDS encoding sugar phosphate isomerase/epimerase family protein: MIKGITRAGIGQAGDFENLVKLAAEYGFGAVDASGAELEGLIAKFGKEGAIAFLSEKKVVIGTMGLPVEWRQTEEKFRSDLSRFALHAEVASALGCKTCCTYVLPSTDHNAAHFMVLATRRLRVCAQILDAYGMKLGVEFVGPHHLRTAWKHPFIWDLDSTLDWIDTIGQRNVGLLFDAYHWYTNEHTIEDILKLSAAEIVHVHINDARDIPVSEVLDNDRLFPGEGVIDLGGFLRALKQIGYKGVVAQEILTNNPPSDSVEKLLERSKNAFDRVYRSAGLE; the protein is encoded by the coding sequence ATGATCAAGGGAATAACAAGAGCAGGGATCGGCCAGGCTGGAGATTTCGAAAATTTGGTGAAGCTGGCGGCAGAATATGGATTTGGAGCGGTTGATGCAAGCGGAGCTGAGCTGGAAGGTCTTATTGCGAAATTCGGAAAAGAGGGGGCCATTGCTTTTCTAAGCGAGAAGAAGGTTGTCATAGGAACCATGGGATTACCTGTGGAATGGAGACAAACCGAGGAAAAATTTCGCAGTGATTTAAGCCGATTTGCCCTGCATGCGGAAGTAGCATCAGCTCTGGGCTGTAAAACTTGCTGTACCTATGTTCTCCCTTCTACGGATCACAATGCCGCACATTTTATGGTACTAGCGACTCGCAGATTGCGTGTATGTGCCCAGATTCTTGATGCTTATGGCATGAAGCTGGGGGTTGAATTTGTCGGACCGCACCATCTCCGAACTGCATGGAAGCACCCATTTATCTGGGATCTGGACAGCACACTCGACTGGATAGATACGATCGGTCAGCGGAATGTAGGACTCCTCTTCGATGCTTATCATTGGTATACGAATGAACATACTATTGAAGATATTTTAAAGCTTTCGGCAGCGGAGATTGTCCACGTTCACATCAATGATGCACGGGATATTCCCGTTTCCGAGGTTTTGGATAATGATCGCCTTTTCCCCGGTGAAGGCGTCATTGATCTTGGCGGTTTTCTTCGCGCCCTGAAGCAAATCGGCTATAAGGGTGTGGTCGCCCAAGAAATTTTAACGAATAATCCGCCTTCTGATTCCGTAGAAAAACTGCTCGAGCGCTCAAAAAATGCTTTTGATCGCGTTTACCGTTCAGCAGGACTGGAGTAA
- a CDS encoding helix-turn-helix transcriptional regulator, whose protein sequence is MYFYDKLRDLRKLKGFTIRELADRSGVSAAYISQLENGNRGIPSPEVLMKFSEGLNVSYSELMEIAGYLESQGVQCEVQSNPVNLRRFLRENNLMFDGIVLTDDDKEWVERMLTTLFWKERHKQEEA, encoded by the coding sequence ATGTATTTTTACGATAAATTGAGGGACTTGCGCAAGCTCAAAGGCTTCACGATTCGCGAATTGGCAGATCGTTCGGGTGTTTCGGCTGCTTACATATCACAGCTTGAGAATGGCAATCGCGGGATTCCATCGCCTGAGGTGCTGATGAAATTTTCCGAGGGCCTCAATGTGTCCTACTCAGAGCTGATGGAAATTGCCGGTTATTTGGAGTCGCAGGGAGTGCAGTGTGAAGTACAGAGCAATCCGGTTAACCTGCGAAGATTTCTCCGCGAAAATAATTTGATGTTCGACGGAATTGTGCTGACCGACGATGACAAGGAATGGGTAGAGCGCATGCTCACCACTTTATTCTGGAAGGAAAGGCACAAACAAGAGGAAGCCTAG
- a CDS encoding fibronectin type III domain-containing protein — protein MYEPSNNGGVADDHSIVPDANSFKDASGTIVPSSAISGIDLDPVATKCSDILTQPTCQVIQSGTINSKQFVAVSMVFNNQVYQTGSPFGYSIIGNVAMGTPGLVGNAEGRKYFMAVDIAWKGITYKYTGPFPTIDVYYDPVTSPTSTPTPTPPIVITGDFTVNPSAIKFRDSFTLHPLPFSIPAGCTYKYHQYRFSASGYFWDSPLVTSRTADSVFSYANYPTNLAVGSNTIYINVVADCASTNFITSHNLDVSAPINDRPPVFDIGWFHQGDAQGYVPIYQAVLNDYLNLRVIHDNTVTPKTPYDPDGDSIYYTWQFDASNSTWVKGLPSNYGLDVHNEAFQNLKATKLGSHTVKAVAADQFGASSSLTATIDVVMPNPVPIVSCPALVKEYRPLGATDINADKSYSPRGSAIDHTRDEWTNKLGSYYNGTLSNISTTVTLNRVYDNTGLVSDYTNPETGAFVSQASSCSITVTPDFPPVGKLQVPPLGIRGQNVTIKNLSYSPDNDQIVSVKWRYKYDSNNNGFSDDPWVNISAMDVKVISYDNNKLVFKGNLVGKYMFDVLVTEDYGKQAYASTTQPLTELTYDVINNAPTVSFTIEGENNQPGINPPIIMGASTILDKWNLYDVNSLQAVSKSNWSLEGNKIVAGLGKGMEQQETFSKVHWGGPGNPSQSYAFLGAIGDAGHGPDNITPYKAMASQDSTRSQPILIPVDINGNPVTNPTAAYDKLQPTQFGSMFRTNKKYLYFDSSNYLWAYNKSRVPTYAAPDKTTCSQYGYCTGIMEHKWSNGVNPYDFAIKLGDSYYNGYGYSYKMPDLPAAPDKIVPYYTNADYYAGRYYWNKRYNEASSTKAAMTTGSAAIGQEVAGDVIYVLYNYLIPDYCFTYNYTDSNDNPQTSSGCGSEKTSLGVWTYDAYTGALIGRTDMLNRTDTALTYDSYAGFKFFTQNDHLIVVQNKAPSIKYAEYDRTGTLVKTGSLDIPGQGGTYSRKWKNYYGQQMTDPAEWYNCGWSPTQNGTTKFWKDDKGNMYTYASLACTGTVNHSGSYYSLNQYDNPESPTGNYLIKINADFNGYTNLGRMAGDKISYGSLGPYNEPEENDPILVINSTAGVAYTRTFQTYYINGSYYTGLNEFYETVDLNTGAKWGGPKIQEWSKNFAYSPFHINADGSTAGGWCSVSASGTCDMFNWHSSQKVYKNFSNYNYNEQTATNINFGQYVGDGMFLSVYSGATASSGMGYSQGYPTYDKWMFLDVGTVNNTVAYKGFKLGQFVSPTDYDNTDILFKMNMRHATEDTSFAGFSFRMVDPKNRYAVETDGTTLFLSKYVGGARLVIKSITWPFYDNTEYGFKITMSGDMFNVYMDGVPIFIGVQDSTFTKGKIGPFTVKSFVSFTGMSSQINVSSNQWLTGYAILDDPAAGASVQYNGLTFTDPENDPMAGTFQWHIAHTPKFLNNGGYSIYNNTDLTTPQTKLDKVGVYNITLRAEDDPNPFYRWPSVLFDNYRKWSNPFKSTIIVHRRPIVISYSVTQNKDGTLNHNINDYDPDRYDSSNGNCSPPDTTGYNYCQNHGVISRIWGYVDPNGTNVSDKLGSPPIPGTYTFYVQSIDEYGAKSNPAYYPVTLGQGPPLQKPTSTLTFPTGTQANPTMIGTMRPTITWNQFDPNGYNLTGYEVQISDSIGNLVISSGAMSQNAAPNSSASWTVTMDLNPGTLYQVKVRVSDKTMQSNWSNIGWLITNRPPTATMTIPIGTQVAPTIFNSLRPTLQWSQTDLDAGTIFKAFHIQITNEANNLMILDSGQVAQNTSTGTGSWTVTSNLPSGQKLRVWVRVYDGYVWSSYSAQTWMYLNRAPIADFDWSPKPLYEGDTASFVNKSTDPDGDALTFSWIVHRPDQSTFGIVQSQFSQLLNMAGNYVVTLDVSDGKATASITKTVTVLPLTIQSEVAYTQQWLEHHQNKGHQTTLRPRDFYSGEIFIVETRSALAPVAEAKTWIDTTGLAGNDIFITEILQSTSDPNLFHGELFDPVLQSMTDGLPEGLQTIHFEIRYTNGTVKTENIPINIIGNVNQSFGVHRVR, from the coding sequence TTGTACGAGCCTAGTAATAATGGTGGTGTTGCAGACGATCATTCAATAGTACCGGATGCTAATAGCTTTAAAGATGCTTCTGGCACTATTGTACCATCCTCAGCCATATCGGGGATAGACTTAGATCCTGTAGCTACCAAATGCTCTGACATTTTAACTCAGCCAACTTGCCAAGTAATACAGTCAGGCACTATAAACAGCAAACAATTCGTAGCTGTGTCAATGGTTTTCAATAATCAGGTATACCAGACTGGCTCACCTTTTGGGTATTCAATTATTGGAAATGTTGCCATGGGAACGCCTGGGTTAGTTGGGAATGCTGAAGGTCGTAAGTACTTTATGGCGGTGGATATTGCGTGGAAAGGAATAACCTATAAATACACCGGACCTTTTCCAACTATTGATGTTTACTATGACCCAGTTACCTCACCAACATCAACACCAACCCCAACGCCGCCGATCGTTATAACAGGCGATTTTACTGTTAATCCTTCGGCTATTAAATTCCGGGATTCTTTTACGCTACACCCTCTACCATTTAGTATTCCGGCTGGTTGTACATATAAGTATCATCAGTATAGGTTTTCTGCAAGTGGGTATTTCTGGGATTCACCGCTCGTGACGAGTCGAACGGCAGACAGTGTGTTCAGTTATGCTAACTACCCTACTAACTTAGCGGTAGGCAGCAACACTATTTACATAAATGTTGTTGCTGATTGTGCATCGACGAATTTTATAACATCCCACAATTTAGACGTATCTGCTCCAATTAACGACCGGCCTCCAGTATTCGATATAGGTTGGTTTCATCAGGGTGACGCGCAAGGATATGTACCCATTTATCAAGCCGTTCTGAACGATTATCTCAACTTGCGAGTCATACATGATAACACCGTTACTCCTAAGACTCCATATGACCCTGATGGTGATTCCATTTATTACACATGGCAGTTTGACGCCAGTAATAGCACTTGGGTCAAAGGACTGCCGAGCAATTACGGATTAGATGTGCACAATGAAGCATTCCAAAATCTTAAAGCGACAAAGTTAGGCAGTCACACAGTAAAAGCTGTTGCAGCTGACCAGTTTGGTGCTAGTTCAAGTCTTACAGCTACAATCGATGTTGTCATGCCTAATCCGGTTCCAATTGTAAGTTGTCCTGCACTTGTTAAAGAGTACAGACCTTTGGGTGCGACCGATATTAATGCGGATAAGAGTTATTCCCCTAGAGGTTCCGCTATCGATCATACTAGAGATGAGTGGACCAATAAGTTAGGTTCTTACTACAACGGAACATTGTCCAACATTTCGACTACTGTAACGCTTAACCGAGTTTACGATAATACTGGATTAGTGAGTGATTATACTAATCCAGAAACGGGTGCCTTCGTTTCCCAGGCTTCTTCATGCAGCATAACAGTTACTCCAGATTTTCCGCCTGTTGGCAAGCTACAAGTGCCGCCACTCGGTATTCGTGGACAGAATGTAACGATTAAGAACCTATCGTACTCCCCGGATAACGATCAAATTGTATCTGTTAAATGGCGATATAAGTACGACAGCAATAATAATGGCTTCAGCGATGATCCTTGGGTAAACATAAGTGCAATGGACGTAAAAGTAATTTCCTATGATAACAATAAGTTAGTTTTTAAGGGAAACCTTGTAGGGAAATATATGTTTGATGTTCTTGTGACTGAAGATTATGGAAAACAAGCTTATGCTTCTACTACACAACCCTTAACGGAGCTAACGTACGATGTTATAAACAATGCGCCGACAGTTTCCTTTACGATAGAAGGTGAAAATAACCAACCTGGAATTAATCCTCCTATCATCATGGGTGCAAGTACCATCCTAGACAAATGGAATCTATACGACGTTAATAGCCTTCAAGCGGTGTCTAAGTCAAATTGGAGCTTAGAAGGTAATAAAATTGTAGCTGGGCTAGGGAAAGGGATGGAGCAGCAAGAAACCTTCTCAAAGGTTCATTGGGGCGGGCCGGGGAATCCTTCGCAGAGTTACGCATTTTTAGGAGCAATCGGAGATGCGGGTCATGGTCCAGATAACATTACGCCGTATAAAGCGATGGCAAGCCAAGACTCAACCCGATCTCAGCCAATCCTGATTCCGGTAGACATCAATGGTAATCCTGTCACCAATCCGACAGCAGCTTATGATAAGCTGCAGCCTACTCAATTCGGGAGTATGTTCCGGACGAATAAGAAGTACCTGTACTTTGATTCTTCCAACTATCTATGGGCTTATAACAAAAGCCGTGTCCCAACTTACGCTGCGCCCGATAAAACCACATGTTCACAATATGGATACTGTACCGGTATCATGGAACATAAATGGAGCAATGGTGTAAATCCTTATGATTTTGCTATTAAACTTGGTGATAGCTATTACAATGGCTATGGATATAGCTATAAAATGCCTGACTTACCAGCAGCTCCGGACAAGATCGTTCCGTATTATACAAATGCGGACTACTATGCTGGAAGATATTACTGGAATAAACGGTACAATGAGGCGTCATCGACCAAAGCGGCTATGACAACTGGTAGTGCAGCGATAGGGCAAGAGGTTGCAGGTGACGTGATCTACGTCTTGTACAACTATTTAATACCGGATTATTGCTTCACGTACAATTACACTGATAGTAATGATAACCCTCAAACCAGTTCAGGTTGCGGATCGGAAAAGACTTCTCTTGGTGTATGGACATATGATGCGTACACGGGAGCCTTGATCGGCAGGACTGACATGCTCAATCGAACTGACACAGCATTGACGTATGATTCTTATGCTGGTTTCAAATTTTTCACTCAAAATGATCATTTAATTGTCGTGCAAAACAAGGCCCCGTCAATTAAGTATGCGGAATATGATCGTACGGGTACGCTTGTGAAAACGGGAAGTTTAGACATTCCGGGGCAGGGAGGCACCTATTCTCGGAAATGGAAGAACTACTACGGGCAACAAATGACTGATCCTGCCGAATGGTACAACTGCGGATGGTCCCCTACGCAAAACGGTACAACGAAGTTTTGGAAGGACGACAAAGGGAATATGTACACTTATGCATCGTTAGCGTGTACAGGCACGGTGAATCATTCTGGCAGTTACTATTCACTTAATCAGTATGACAACCCGGAATCTCCGACTGGTAACTATCTGATCAAAATTAACGCTGATTTTAATGGTTATACCAATTTAGGGAGAATGGCTGGCGACAAGATTTCGTATGGATCACTCGGTCCATACAATGAACCCGAAGAAAACGATCCGATACTCGTAATCAACTCGACTGCCGGGGTAGCATATACCCGTACGTTCCAGACTTATTATATAAACGGCAGCTACTATACAGGCTTAAACGAATTTTATGAGACAGTCGATCTAAACACCGGGGCGAAGTGGGGCGGCCCTAAAATTCAAGAATGGTCAAAAAACTTCGCTTATAGCCCTTTCCACATCAACGCTGACGGCTCAACGGCTGGCGGTTGGTGTTCGGTAAGTGCAAGTGGAACGTGTGATATGTTCAATTGGCATTCTTCACAAAAGGTATATAAGAATTTTAGTAATTATAACTACAATGAGCAAACGGCAACTAACATTAATTTTGGTCAATATGTTGGCGATGGCATGTTCCTTTCCGTCTACAGTGGTGCTACCGCTAGTAGCGGAATGGGCTATTCTCAAGGCTATCCGACATATGACAAGTGGATGTTCCTCGATGTTGGCACGGTGAACAACACGGTTGCTTACAAGGGCTTTAAGCTCGGGCAATTCGTTTCGCCAACCGACTACGATAACACAGACATCCTATTCAAAATGAACATGCGTCACGCGACCGAGGATACCAGTTTTGCAGGTTTTAGCTTCCGAATGGTTGATCCGAAGAATCGTTACGCGGTAGAGACGGATGGAACGACGCTTTTCCTTAGCAAGTACGTGGGTGGAGCTAGATTGGTAATTAAAAGTATTACTTGGCCGTTTTACGATAACACCGAGTACGGTTTCAAAATCACGATGAGCGGGGATATGTTCAACGTTTACATGGACGGTGTTCCAATTTTCATCGGAGTTCAAGACAGCACATTTACGAAAGGTAAGATTGGACCATTTACAGTTAAATCTTTCGTAAGTTTCACTGGCATGAGTAGTCAGATAAATGTGTCCAGCAATCAATGGCTGACAGGGTACGCTATCTTGGATGATCCAGCAGCAGGAGCAAGCGTACAATATAACGGACTTACCTTTACTGACCCTGAAAATGACCCGATGGCTGGAACCTTCCAATGGCACATAGCGCACACCCCCAAATTCTTGAACAATGGTGGCTATTCGATTTACAACAATACTGATTTGACAACCCCACAGACAAAGCTTGATAAGGTTGGTGTTTACAACATCACTTTGAGAGCAGAGGATGATCCTAATCCTTTCTACCGCTGGCCGAGCGTGCTGTTCGATAATTACCGAAAATGGTCGAATCCATTCAAAAGTACGATAATAGTTCACCGGAGGCCAATCGTTATTTCCTACTCGGTGACGCAAAATAAAGACGGAACGCTCAATCATAACATCAACGATTATGATCCGGATCGCTATGATTCGAGTAACGGAAATTGTTCGCCACCCGATACAACAGGTTATAATTACTGTCAGAATCACGGCGTTATTTCTCGGATTTGGGGCTATGTAGATCCGAATGGAACTAATGTGAGCGACAAGCTCGGATCGCCACCGATACCGGGGACATACACGTTCTACGTACAGTCTATCGATGAATACGGAGCGAAGTCTAATCCGGCTTACTATCCGGTAACATTGGGACAAGGCCCACCGCTCCAAAAGCCGACATCAACGTTGACGTTCCCAACAGGAACACAGGCGAATCCGACAATGATAGGAACTATGAGGCCGACGATCACCTGGAATCAGTTCGATCCGAACGGGTACAATCTAACCGGCTATGAGGTGCAGATTTCGGATTCAATCGGCAACCTTGTGATTAGCAGCGGGGCAATGTCGCAGAATGCAGCGCCTAATAGCAGCGCAAGTTGGACCGTGACGATGGATCTTAATCCAGGCACTTTGTATCAAGTCAAAGTCAGAGTTTCAGATAAAACTATGCAATCCAATTGGTCCAACATCGGATGGCTAATCACGAACCGGCCGCCAACGGCCACGATGACCATACCAATTGGTACACAAGTAGCTCCGACCATCTTTAACTCGCTTCGTCCGACGCTGCAATGGAGTCAAACCGATCTGGATGCTGGGACGATATTCAAAGCCTTTCACATCCAGATTACTAATGAAGCGAATAATCTCATGATTTTGGATTCCGGACAAGTAGCTCAGAACACATCAACAGGTACTGGCAGCTGGACAGTCACGAGCAACCTTCCTTCAGGACAGAAGCTAAGAGTCTGGGTAAGAGTCTATGATGGATATGTTTGGTCCAGCTATTCGGCTCAAACCTGGATGTACCTGAATCGGGCGCCTATTGCGGATTTTGATTGGAGTCCTAAGCCCCTATATGAAGGGGATACAGCTTCTTTTGTCAATAAATCCACGGATCCGGATGGGGATGCATTGACTTTTTCCTGGATTGTTCATCGACCGGATCAGTCCACATTTGGGATTGTTCAAAGCCAATTTAGCCAATTGTTAAATATGGCAGGCAATTATGTTGTCACCTTGGATGTATCTGATGGAAAAGCCACGGCTAGTATAACGAAAACAGTCACTGTGCTGCCATTGACGATCCAATCTGAAGTTGCCTATACGCAACAATGGTTAGAGCATCATCAAAACAAAGGTCACCAGACTACACTCAGACCCAGAGATTTTTACTCCGGTGAAATCTTTATCGTTGAAACGCGAAGCGCTTTAGCTCCTGTAGCGGAAGCAAAAACTTGGATAGATACAACTGGATTAGCTGGCAATGACATATTCATAACTGAAATATTGCAGTCTACAAGCGATCCCAATCTGTTTCATGGAGAATTGTTTGATCCGGTGCTTCAATCCATGACAGACGGGTTGCCCGAAGGCCTCCAAACGATTCATTTTGAAATTCGATATACAAACGGGACCGTGAAAACAGAGAATATCCCGATAAATATCATCGGAAATGTGAATCAATCCTTCGGGGTGCATCGAGTCAGGTAA